GCTGGAACGAAGTATTAGGAACGCAGCCCTATTTATGCGGCGAGACGATAACGGAAGCAGACTGGTGTTTCTTCACAACATTACTGCGTTTCGACCCGGTTTATTACGTTCACTTTAAATGTAACTTAAAGCATATTTGGGACTATCCCCATCTCTGGCGCTACTTAAAAGATTTGTACGAACAACCGGGTGTCAAGGAAACGTGCAATCTCCATCATATCAAACAGCATTATTACCGCAGTCATCCGCATATTAATCCTAGCGGTATTGTCCCCCAAGGACCGCTCGTGGGGCTAGAGGGGGGTTATACCAATTAAAAATTAAAAAACCTAGATGTATTACCATTTCCCTCCAGTCGGATTACAGAGGATGGACGGGGGGACGGGGCGATCGATCTGTCGCCATTGCTTGGAGAATTGGTATAAGCAGCATCAACAGCAGTGCTTCCTCAATCTCCCTTAATTCCCATCACTCCGTCCCGTCTCAGCCCATTGAAAGGGGGGCTGCTTTTTGTTAAAATAGTAAATTATTGTTAACCCAGCTAGACAGGAAGTATATTTTATGGTTGAAACGAAACCGCAACCGTCGATCGCGCCGAAGCTAGAAGAACCGAAGTTTGGCTTCAACGACTATGCAGAACGTTTAAACGGTCGCGCCGCTATGCTCGGTTTTGTGATTACCCTAGCGATTGAAGCCCTAACCGGACAAGGTGTTTTATCTTGGCTCGGGCTGCAATAGCGCGAACCTTTCAAAATTAAAAACTACGCCGATAGACTCCGGCTTAAATCGCTCGCTTCTTAGGGATTGCGATCGCATTTGAGCCGGGTCTTCTGGTTGTTGCGAAGTTTGATAAGCTACTGTAGGAATTAACAGCGAACTCAATTCCGAAACGCTCAGAATACAATGAACGCCTTATTGCCTCGTTTGATTCGATTAACCTATCGCCGAGAAAAAATTTCGAGCTTTATCGTTATCGTGGGAACCGTCGATGCGGTGATGGGAGGCGTTAGCGAACGCTGGACGCTCTTAAGTTTTGGGGTGTTAGTCATTGCGCTAGCCATTATTCTGCGCGTCGTCCAAGGTCAGCGCGAACGTGCAGTCCCCTTAGAAGAAACCCCCCAGCGCTACCTTCCCCCCAGTCCTTCCGAAGCACCGCTGCCCCCCTTAAGGAGTCGCAAACATCGGTATTAAGTCACAAAGGTTGTGGAAGTCACGGCAACTAGCGAACTGCTTAAAATCGGTCGAGTCGCGCAGGAAAGCGGTTTGCCGGTTAAAACCGTTCGCTATTACGAAGAATTAGGACTCTTAGCGCCGGTTGTGGAACGTTCCGAGGCGGGATATCGTTTATTTGACCCGCAAATTTTTCAGCGCCTTGCTTTTATTAAGCGAGCGCAATCGCTCGGACTCAGCCTCAACGAAATCCGAGAAGTTTTGGAGATTCGCGATCGCGGCGAACTGCCCTGCGGTAAAATCCGACAACGCCTCGAAGGAGAACTGCGATCGATCCGCGCTAAAATCCTCGCCCTAGAAACCTTGCAATTCGAGATTGAAGAAATTCTCTCCGGCTGGCAAGAATATCCATCCCCAGAGCGCATCGAAGAAACGATTTGTCCGAACCTTGATGAATTATGAATTATGAATTATGAGTTATGAATGATGAAGGGGGGAATGATGAATTACGAATTATGAATTATGAGTTATGAATGATGAAGGGGGGAATGATGAATTACGAATTACGAATTACGAATTACGAACTATGAATTACGAACTACGAATTACGAATTACGAATTATGTTGAAACGAACGAACAAGGCGAGAATTCTAGATGGCGCGATCGCACTATTCTTAATCGGTAATGCAGGAAGCGCGATCGCTAAAGATATCCCTCCTGACAATACACTCTTCTTCCCCGAACTCCCAATCGACCATCCCGAACACGACTGGATTCCCAGTCGCGAACCGTGGCAAAACCTTCAACTGCTCTACAAACTCGAAGGTCATAAATCAACGATTGACTCCCTCGCTTTCAGTCCCGACAGCCAATACTTAATTAGCGGCGGCAGTCGCAACGACGGATACTTGCACGTCTGGTCGATGGCGACCGGCAAAGAAGTCGATAGTTTCCGCGCGCAACGAACCTCCGTCCTCGCAATGGCCATCAGTCCCGATGGCAAAATCGTTGCCAGTAGCGGCGACGATGCGGGTTTGAACCTTTGGCAATGGCAAGCGCTGGAAAAAAACTATTTATTCCTCGACACGAACAATAATATTCTTTCCCTACTGATTACGCCCGATAGCCAAGTGCTGATTAGCGCCGGACTCGACGGAATTCGCCTGTGGGATTTACGCACCCAAAAACCAATTTATACATTGGCGCGTTTCGACAATCAAATCCACCATATCGCGATCGATCCGCGCAGCGGCTATATTTTGGCAACGGGCGGCGTTAAGGGCGAAATCAAATATTGGAACGTCAGAACGGGAGGTGCGATCGCGCAATTTTCCGCCCATCGCGATAACATTGGCGCACTAACGTTTACCCCCGACGGCAGTAAACTAATCAGCGGTAGCGACGATCGCAGTATCCGTGTTTGGGCAGCCAACAGTAACCGCCTCCTCTACACCCTCATCGGACACACCGGCAGAATTACCGCCCTCGCCGTTCATCCTAGCGGCAAATATCTCGCTAGTGCCAGTCGCGATGGCATTCGCCTTTGGGATCTCGATCGCGGTACTCTGATTCAGCATTGGTACGCCCATTCAGACTGGGTTCAATCCCTCGCTTTCAGCCCCAACGGACGCTTTCTCGCCAGCGGTAGCTTCGATCGCACCATCAAAGTTTGGCAACCCTTCCTTCCTGATGAACTTTTCCCGCAGTAGGGCTATCCCTAAATTTTAAGGCTCAATTTTTAATTTTTAATTTTTAATGCCCCAACTCGGTTGTACAAAAAGACCACTCGCCAGATAATTTAGTTCAGAATCGATCCAGACGTTACGACTTTCCACCGGGATGCCCCTCCTTTTCAGCAACTCTCGCATTCGACTGCCGCTCGGACAGCTTTTCTGGCGCGAAATCGGTCGCAGTCCGACCACATTAGTTTTTTTACACGGTTCCAGTCGCGATAGCAGTCAGTGGATTCCCCTTCTCGAACGTTTGGGCGAGAACTATCACTGTCTGGCGGTGGATTTGCTGGGGTTTGGCGACTCGGAACGAGTTGATAGGCACTATTCCGTCCAACTGTTAGTAGAAAGTTTTGCCAGTTATTTGGAGGCACTGCGCTTAGAACGGGTTTACTTGGTCGGACATTCTTTAGGGGGCTGGGTTGCTACTCATTACGCCCTGCAACACCCCGAACGAGTCAGGGGTTTAATCCTCATTTCCCCTTCAGGAGTCTCAGTGCAAGGCGATGCTAAGCACCAAGCTTGGGAGAAGTTATTAGTCAGCCGCTTTTCTTGGCTGACGGTGTTGTTGCGATCGCTGCGCCCGCTTGCTAAATTCGGGGGGTGGAAGCCAAAAATCGATCGCGTCCTGGCCCATCGCCAAGAACTGCTTCAGTGTCCGACGACCTGCGATCTACTCTTACGCCGCTCCCAGCGAGAAATTGAAGCGGAATACCTCGATCCCCGCTTAGAAAGGCTCAAAGTTCCTACCCTGATTCTCCAAGGGAATGATGGGAATCCTAGCGATCGCTTTCGCTCTCAAGTTTATGCCAAGCTCATTCCTAACGCTCAACTGCGTCTGCTGGCCGATACGGGCGATGACTTGTTAGCTCTAAAATGCGATCGCGCTGCTGTAGAAATTAGAGAATTTTTAGCAACAGAAGGAAAACAAAAGTTTAAAAACTAGCTCTCCGACTCAGGAAGTAACCTTTTCTTTCGGGAAATTCAAACGGCAGGTCTAAATCGGGGAACAATAAGTTTCGAGCAGGGCGCTCTTCCTTACCTTTCCTAGTAACTCGACTGGCTTCAAGCTTCCGTCAGCGACTTAAAGGTATTGAGCATCAATACTTATCTCTTTAAAGGGGCATCCCTCAATGCAACTGATAGGTTAAGATGCAAGCGATGAGCTAAAGCTAGATCGAAAGACACTCCAGATAAAATGGAGAAAAATCTTGCTGGATTTTGTAGGTGGCTCGAAAGCAATCTAAAAGTTTATGCCCGACTCTTATCAACCCGATCGCAACTCCTTCGTTACGGCAGAACAACACGACTTACGCGCCCCGACCGCATTTAATATCGGGCGAGGCACAGCCGCTGGCGGGCTGCGTACTCTCGCGTTCGTTGCGTTAGATAGCCTCTCTATCTCGCTTGCTTGGTGGCTTGCTGTTATTCTTGTCGAGCGAGTTCAATGGCTTCAGAGCGTCCCGAGTTTTAGTCTGTCTCGCTTCTTGCTGCCAATCTTACTGATTACTCAGACCATGCTGGCTGCGGCTGGACTGTACAGCGAGCGGGAAAGCCGCCGCAACATGACTCGCCTGTTTAAAAACATTACTCTAACGCAGGCAACCATTGTTGCAGTCGCCTTTCTCTACGAACCGGGCTTGTTTATCTCTCGGTCTGTTTTCTTGCTGGCTTGGATTCTTAACCTCTTGCTGATTTCGACCGGACGCTGGATTGCGGAATCGGCAATCACGACATTGCGCCGTCGTGGAGCGGTGACTCGTCCGATCTTTTTAATCGGTACGCCGCGCGATCGCTTAATTTCCCAAATAGCGCTCAAACTCGCTAGCAACCAAGAATTCAAAATCGTCGGTCAAGCAGATCTATCCGAAGCCTCAGAACGCCAACGTTGGACGCAAACTCTGCACGAGATTGCGGATAAAGGCGTTGGAGAAGTCTTTGTCTGTTCCTGGCAGTCCATCGAAGATCCGATGGCGCTGTATTGGAGTTTAAAAATGGCCGGCATTCACCTGCGCATCTTACCCACGGGATTGGAGATTCCCCACCAAGCCCCTAAAATTGAAACGATTGGCAGTTTATTGACGATTCAGTTTCAACCGCCTACTCTGGTGGGAGGCGATTTTTGGACGAAACGTTTATTCGACATTGTAGTAGCCAGCACAATTCTGCTCGTTGGCAGTCCTATCTATTTATTCTTAGCACTTCTCATTAAACTTGATTCTCCAGGGCCTATTTTTTACAAACAAACTCGCGTGGGTTTGAAAGGACGACACTTCAAAGTTTGGAAGTTTCGCACGATGGTGATCAATGCCGATCGCCTTTTGAAGGAGTTGGAGGCTAGAAATGAAATTAAAGGCGGCGTTCTTTTTAAAATGAAGGACGATCCCCGCATTACCAAAGTCGGTAAGTTCTTACGTCGTTACAGTTTGGACGAACTTCCCCAAGCGATTAACGTGCTGATTGGCGATATGAGCTTAGTAGGGCCGCGCCCACTACCTTTGCGGGATGTCGAAGGTTTCGCGCCGCACCATCACGTCCGCCATAACGTTATGCCCGGAATTACGGGGCTGTGGCAAGTTTCGGGACGCTCGGATATTACGGATTTTGAGGATGCTTTTCGCTTGGATATGACCTATATCCAAAATTGGTCTTTAGCCTCCGATTTTAAAATTCTGCTGAGAACAGTTCAAGTTGTTTTCGCCAGCAAGGGGGCCTATTAAGGATTAGTTTCTGGTGAATTTTAAGTGGTGAGAGAAAAAACTGCGATCGCGATCGCAGTTTTTGTGTGATGAAGATCGCAAACTCTCTCGCTAAGCATCACCCGTTGTGTGGCGAAAATTTAAGATATTGTAAATATCAATAACTATCTCTTCGCACGCGCTATGTTACCTGAACTTGAATTGCTGCCAGGAGCTATACCAGAGATGCTAGTATCCATTGCCGATACCGGGCGCATTACACTGATGGATCGCTACGGCTTGATGGCAGCCTCCCTCAATGAATCTCTTAATGAAGAAGACCGCCGCGCGGTTAATCGCATTCTCCGAGGAATTGTGAAAGGACGCATTCACATTGCAGAATTTTAGTCGCCTCGCTCCAAGTTTTTTATCTCGCGGATTGAGCCGGTTTGAACTAAGGCTTAACTAACGCATCGTTACGAACTCTTCTGCTACGCTCGGGTGAATGGCAACAGTCGCATCAAAGTCTGCCTTTGTAGCCCCCATTTTGACCGCGATCGCAACGCCTTGAATAATCTCCGCTGCATGGTCTCCGACCATATGCGCCCCCAAAACGCGATCGCTCGCCGTATCGACCACTAATTTCATCATCGTCTTCTCATCCCGACCTGCAAGCGTATAGTACATCGGTCGGAACTTGGCGCGATAAACTTTCACCGCGTCGCCGAATTCCTTGCGAGCTTGGGTTTCCGTCATCCCGACCGTTGCTGCTTCAGGAGTCGTGAAAATCGCTGTCGGAACCGCATCGTAACTCATTAAGCCATCTTTACTGCCATACAGTTTATCGGCTAAAATCCGACCTTCCTTAATTGCAACCGGCGTGAGTTCGATGCGACCGATACAATCGCCGACTGCATAAATATTTTCCACATTGGTGCGATTGTGTTCGTCAACAACGATCGCGCCGTCCTTAACTTCCACCTTTGTCTGTTCTATCCCCAGCTTTTCCAAATTCGGCTTGCGCCCCGTAGCGGCTAAGCTGACAACATCGGTTAACACTTCTTCCGTTTCGCCCTCTAAGACCACTTTTATGCCGTTACCCGTCTCTTCGATGCGTTTTATCTCGGTTTGCGTCAAAATTCTAATCCCGCTCTCCTGCATCCCATTTTGGATGGTTTCGCGCAGGTCGTCGTCGAAGCCGCGCAAAATGCGATCGCCGCGCAACACCTGCACCACTTCCGTCCCCAAACCGTTCATAATGCAAGCGAACTCGCAACCGATATAACCCGCACCCAGGATTACCATGCGCTTCGGTTGTTCGGGTAGAGCAAACATTTCATCAGAAGTCAGGGCGCTTTCGATTCCCGGAATGTCGGGTTTAACGGGCTTGCCCCCAACCGCGATTAAAATTTTATCGGCAGTGACGCGGCGATCGCCAATTTCCACCGTACGATCGTCCACAAACCGCGCCAAACCCCGAAATAACTCCACCTTAGAATTATCCAGCATTCGCCCGTATACCCCGTTCAGGCGATCTACCTCTTGGTTAACCGCGACAACCATTTTCTGCCAATTCAATTGGCTTTCCACCGCGCTCCAACCGTAACCTTGCGCGTCCTCCATTAAATGGGGAAAATGCGACGCATACACCATCAACTTTTTGGGGATACAGCCGCGATTGACACAAGTTCCGCCCAAGCGATCGTTTTCCGCAACGGCTACCTTTGCGCCGTATTCCGCCGCGCGGCGAGCGCTGGCAATGCCGCCCGAACCGCCGCCGATAACAAAGAAGTCGTAATCGTAATTCATAGTCCTCGTTAACGTTTAATTTTTAGTGGATTTTCGATTGTTATTTGCTGGCGGTGGACTGTCGCCTGCCTCGGATTGAACCATCGTACCGCCCGTCGAATTGGGGCGTAACTGCTGCCTGCCGTTGTGGATAATCCGTAGCATCTCGCCGAGTTGTTGTTCGATATTGGAGAGTACCGCATCGGCATATTCGTCCGCCCCATCTTGAATATCTTCGCACTCATTCAGGGTAGTTTGCCGCAACTGCTCGATTTCCTGATGGGTGCGGGCGCGCAATTGTTCGATCTCCGCCAGGGTTGACTGCTGGATTTGCTCGCACTCCTGCTGAACTTGATGCCGAACCCGCGCCGCTTCCAACTCCGCTTGGCGCACGATGCCCAACTCATCGAGGATTTCCGCCGCCCGCTGTTGGGCCGCCGCGATGATATCTTGAGCGTATTCTTCAGCTTGCAGCAAGATTTCCTCTTTTTGCCGGACAATCTCCACCGCATCGGCAAAGGCGGAGGGTAGATTGACTCGTACTAAATCCAACTGCTCGAGCAACTGTTCCTCATCGATGAGGGTGCGCTTCGTCAGCGGAATGTGAGGACTGTAGAGAATGATGTCCTCGAGGCGATTGAGTTCGGCTTGAATGTCTATGTTTCCGGAGCGGGGTGCGGGCGAGGGGGAGGATTGTCCGAACTCGTCGGGTTCGGGGTCGCCCCGGGAGAGTTTTTGGCGTAGCATTGGTAGACTTCTCGGGCAACATGGGTGGGAACGAGGCGATCGAGGGGGCCGCCGAAGCGAGCAACCTCTTTGACGACGCTACTACTTAAGAAACTATACTCGTTAGAAGTCGCCAGAAAAACAGTTTCGATCGCGCCATTCAGGATTTTGTTAGTGTGAGCCATTTGCAGTTCGCCTTCAAAATCCGACAGAACTCGCAAACCGCGCAGCAAAACTCCCGCATTGCGGGACTGAGCATATTCTACCGTTAAATCCCAGAAGCTATCGACTTCAACATTGGGTAACTTTTCGATGCAGCGACGAATTTGCTCGACGCGCCGTTCGGTGGAAAAAAGGGGCTGTTTGTTGGGGTTGCAGGAAACAGCGACAATGACGCGATCGAACAGTCTGCTACCTCGTTCGATAATATCGAGGTGGCCGAGCGTAATCGGGTCGAAACTGCCGGGATATAGCGCGATCGCGGACGAAGGAGACAAGGTTTAAAGAGTGCGTAGGTAAAACTCAAAGCATAAATTCCCATCCACGTTAGCATATACAATCTTGAATCTTTAATGGGGCTGCTCCACAGAATTTTTTCTTTATCGCTCGCCCCAGAATTGATAAAAATCTATGCGAGGCGGCGAGGTATTCCTATAGGCTCGGAAAATACGCAGTCCAGCGCCCGCAGTCCCCTTAAACTCGCGCTGCTAGGGAACCAAAGTTTGCGATAATCTAAAGACGGATATCGATGAAAAGATAAAAAACATCGCGAGCGCAATTCATACGCGCGCTCCTCAAATTAACAAACGAGAGAGGGAACCTGCCGCTTATGGCGAAGATCGAAACCAGAACCGAGCCTATGGTTTTAAACATGGGCCCTCACCATCCCTCCATGCACGGCGTATTGCGCCTGATTGTCACCCTCGACGGGGAAGATGTCATCGACTGCGAACCCGTCATCGGCTATCTGCACCGAGGGATGGAAAAAATTGCCGAAAATCGCACCACCGTCATGTACGTTCCCTACGTGAGTCGTTGGGACTACGCAGCGGGGATGTTTAACGAAGCGATTACCGTCAATGCCCCCGAGCAACTCGCGGATATTAGCGTGCCTAAGCGCGCGCAATACATCCGCGTCATCATGCTCGAACTCAACCGCATTGCCAATCACCTCCTGTGGCTTGGCCCTTTCCTCGCCGATGTCGGCGCGCAAACCCCCTTCTTTTATATCTTCCGCGAACGGGAGATTATTTACGATTTGTGGGAAGCGGCTTCTGGGGCGCGCTTGATTAACAACAACTACTTCCGCGTCGGCGGCGTAGCGGCGGATTTGCCCTACGGTTGGCTTGACAAATGTATCGATTTCTGCAATTACTTCGACCCAAAAGTTGACGAGTACGAAAAACTGATTACCGATAACCCCATCTTCCGCCGCCGCGTCGAAGGAGTCGGCACGATTTCGCGCGAAGATGCCATTAACTGGGGACTTTCCGGCCCGATGTTACGCGGTTCCGGGGTGAAGTGGGATTTGCGCAAAGTTGACCATTACGAATGCTACGACGATTTCGATTGGAACGTGCAGTGGGAAACCGGCGGCGACTGCTTCGCGCGCTACATCATCCGCGTGCGGGAAATGCGCGAATCGGTGAAGATTATTCGCCAAGCCTGTAAAAATATCCCCGGCGGCGCTTACGAAAACCTAGAAGCCAAACGCATGGCGGAAGGGAAAAAGTCGGAGTGGAACGGCTTCGATTATCAGTACGTTGCGAAGAAAGTTGCCCCCACGTTTAAAATTCCGGCGGGCGAACATTACGTGCGCATGGAAAGCGGAAAAGGCGAGTTAGGAGTTTTTATTATCGGCAACGACAATCTCTTCCCTTGGCGTTTTAAGATTCGTCCGCCCGATTTCAACAACTTACAAATTCTGCCCCAGTTACTCAAGGGCGTAAAAGTTGCCGATATTATGGCAATTTTGGGCAGTATTGACGTAATTATGGGATCGGTCGATCGCTAAATCGTTGCATTGCCATAATATTGTGAAAGGCGGGCTTTGCTCGCCTATTTTGTTGGAATCAAGCCAATCGCAGATTTCAGGTTACGACGGTTTATAGCGTGGGATTCAGCTAATATTAGGGAGCCATCGCGCTATTATCAAAACATTGAGCAATACCTTTCCAGTTCGCATCTTCGAGTGCAGTTTCAGTATAATTGTTACCCGTGTAATATAGCGTTTTTCATATGCGTGAGGTACAGATTTCAAAATCAAATCGGTAGGGGCGCAAGGCTTGCGCCCGTTGGATGTACCTCATTCACGTGAAAACTGCTATACCAGATTGATGTGAAGCTGCATAGAGATGAAAAGTAGGGTGTGTTAGCGAAGCGTAACGCACCGTTATCCTAAAAATTTAGGAAAGTTAATTTTAGGCAAAGTCAAATCTTTTGGAAGAGCATCAACGAAGGAAGAAGGTGGGCAGTTGCCCACCCTACTTTTAGCTCATTAGCGAACTGCAACAGAAATTTGTAAGCGTCCGTTGGAAATGGTAGCGTTGATACCCCCAACGCGGGAGTTAATCAACTTACTAGCGTCACTAGGGCTGATTTGGAGAGCTTGAGCGACTTGAGCACTCCCTGCACTCACTAAAAGCTGCTGGACATTCATACCATTAATGCTTTGAAGCCCACTATTGACTTGTTTATTGACTTGTCCGTTGACTTTCATTCTTGAAATAACGGCATCCACAATATCGCCATACCATTTGCTTGCCCCGCGAATATCTGTTTTCCCCGCTTCGGCAACTAATTTGCCGTTGCTGACTTTAACATTAAACCCTTGAGACAACGAACCACTGACTGAAACCCAGGGTGAATATTTCTTCTTTCCGAGTATGCTACCTAGATATTCCCGTGCTTGAACGCGCCAGTTGCCGTTAACGGTAAAGCCTCCGTTAGTAAAGGCAACCCTTAGATTACTGACATCCATTTTCTGAAAGGCTGTATCTTTGTAACTTCCTTCATTAGCCCGTAAAATGTCGTTAATTGGGCCTTCAAACAGAGACACAGGAATAGACACCTGAAGAGTATTACCATTCATACTAGCTTCAGGCTTAAAGTTCGGAAGGTTGAAGGCGACTTGCTGTGAAACAATTGCCTTATCTTTCAAACTAGAAACTTCAGAAGATGATTGTGTATTTTGGACAGTCGAAACTTTGGCAATGCTGGCAGAATAATTAATGAAGCCGAAAGAAACGGCAGTTGTTGCAGCAAGCAGTCCTAATTTTAAAGAATTCATTGCGATTAACTCCAAACAGAAGAATGAATACGAGTAAAGTGTTTGGTAGTTGCACTTAAGAGCGGCAGTTCTCAGAAAACTGCTAACTTGAAAGAGGTTCGGTTGAAACTTTTGTTAAACCTCTACCCTGCAAAAAGCATAACTGTTTGAGAAATTAGATGGCAGTCGGATAAGAGTCAGTAAAAAGTCGGATTCCACCGAGCAAATAGTACCCTTTCGCCTCCGGAGGAATCCTGAGAAGGGCTGAAGGATGGGAAAGTCGATAAGCTGGTGGTATAAAAATGACAGTAGAAGAGGCGATCGCGCTGGTCGAGGGATTGCTCGATCGCGGGCGATTAACAAAAGTTCAAGAAGCGGTTTTCCGCCAATCATGGAAAGGTGAAACGTACTCGAAGATTGCCAAAGAAACGGGTTATGACGCTGGATATATTAAGGATAGCGGCGCGGAACTGTGGCAAGCCCTCTCGAAAGCGTTGGGAGAAAA
This sequence is a window from Oscillatoria sp. FACHB-1406. Protein-coding genes within it:
- a CDS encoding NAD(P)H-quinone oxidoreductase subunit H, encoding MAKIETRTEPMVLNMGPHHPSMHGVLRLIVTLDGEDVIDCEPVIGYLHRGMEKIAENRTTVMYVPYVSRWDYAAGMFNEAITVNAPEQLADISVPKRAQYIRVIMLELNRIANHLLWLGPFLADVGAQTPFFYIFREREIIYDLWEAASGARLINNNYFRVGGVAADLPYGWLDKCIDFCNYFDPKVDEYEKLITDNPIFRRRVEGVGTISREDAINWGLSGPMLRGSGVKWDLRKVDHYECYDDFDWNVQWETGGDCFARYIIRVREMRESVKIIRQACKNIPGGAYENLEAKRMAEGKKSEWNGFDYQYVAKKVAPTFKIPAGEHYVRMESGKGELGVFIIGNDNLFPWRFKIRPPDFNNLQILPQLLKGVKVADIMAILGSIDVIMGSVDR
- the gorA gene encoding glutathione-disulfide reductase, with the translated sequence MNYDYDFFVIGGGSGGIASARRAAEYGAKVAVAENDRLGGTCVNRGCIPKKLMVYASHFPHLMEDAQGYGWSAVESQLNWQKMVVAVNQEVDRLNGVYGRMLDNSKVELFRGLARFVDDRTVEIGDRRVTADKILIAVGGKPVKPDIPGIESALTSDEMFALPEQPKRMVILGAGYIGCEFACIMNGLGTEVVQVLRGDRILRGFDDDLRETIQNGMQESGIRILTQTEIKRIEETGNGIKVVLEGETEEVLTDVVSLAATGRKPNLEKLGIEQTKVEVKDGAIVVDEHNRTNVENIYAVGDCIGRIELTPVAIKEGRILADKLYGSKDGLMSYDAVPTAIFTTPEAATVGMTETQARKEFGDAVKVYRAKFRPMYYTLAGRDEKTMMKLVVDTASDRVLGAHMVGDHAAEIIQGVAIAVKMGATKADFDATVAIHPSVAEEFVTMR
- a CDS encoding DivIVA domain-containing protein, producing MLRQKLSRGDPEPDEFGQSSPSPAPRSGNIDIQAELNRLEDIILYSPHIPLTKRTLIDEEQLLEQLDLVRVNLPSAFADAVEIVRQKEEILLQAEEYAQDIIAAAQQRAAEILDELGIVRQAELEAARVRHQVQQECEQIQQSTLAEIEQLRARTHQEIEQLRQTTLNECEDIQDGADEYADAVLSNIEQQLGEMLRIIHNGRQQLRPNSTGGTMVQSEAGDSPPPANNNRKSTKN
- a CDS encoding WD40 repeat domain-containing protein codes for the protein MLKRTNKARILDGAIALFLIGNAGSAIAKDIPPDNTLFFPELPIDHPEHDWIPSREPWQNLQLLYKLEGHKSTIDSLAFSPDSQYLISGGSRNDGYLHVWSMATGKEVDSFRAQRTSVLAMAISPDGKIVASSGDDAGLNLWQWQALEKNYLFLDTNNNILSLLITPDSQVLISAGLDGIRLWDLRTQKPIYTLARFDNQIHHIAIDPRSGYILATGGVKGEIKYWNVRTGGAIAQFSAHRDNIGALTFTPDGSKLISGSDDRSIRVWAANSNRLLYTLIGHTGRITALAVHPSGKYLASASRDGIRLWDLDRGTLIQHWYAHSDWVQSLAFSPNGRFLASGSFDRTIKVWQPFLPDELFPQ
- the coaD gene encoding pantetheine-phosphate adenylyltransferase, whose translation is MSPSSAIALYPGSFDPITLGHLDIIERGSRLFDRVIVAVSCNPNKQPLFSTERRVEQIRRCIEKLPNVEVDSFWDLTVEYAQSRNAGVLLRGLRVLSDFEGELQMAHTNKILNGAIETVFLATSNEYSFLSSSVVKEVARFGGPLDRLVPTHVAREVYQCYAKNSPGATPNPTSSDNPPPRPHPAPET
- a CDS encoding alpha/beta hydrolase yields the protein MPLLFSNSRIRLPLGQLFWREIGRSPTTLVFLHGSSRDSSQWIPLLERLGENYHCLAVDLLGFGDSERVDRHYSVQLLVESFASYLEALRLERVYLVGHSLGGWVATHYALQHPERVRGLILISPSGVSVQGDAKHQAWEKLLVSRFSWLTVLLRSLRPLAKFGGWKPKIDRVLAHRQELLQCPTTCDLLLRRSQREIEAEYLDPRLERLKVPTLILQGNDGNPSDRFRSQVYAKLIPNAQLRLLADTGDDLLALKCDRAAVEIREFLATEGKQKFKN
- a CDS encoding chlorophyll a/b-binding protein, yielding MVETKPQPSIAPKLEEPKFGFNDYAERLNGRAAMLGFVITLAIEALTGQGVLSWLGLQ
- a CDS encoding MerR family transcriptional regulator, which encodes MEVTATSELLKIGRVAQESGLPVKTVRYYEELGLLAPVVERSEAGYRLFDPQIFQRLAFIKRAQSLGLSLNEIREVLEIRDRGELPCGKIRQRLEGELRSIRAKILALETLQFEIEEILSGWQEYPSPERIEETICPNLDEL
- a CDS encoding sugar transferase; protein product: MPDSYQPDRNSFVTAEQHDLRAPTAFNIGRGTAAGGLRTLAFVALDSLSISLAWWLAVILVERVQWLQSVPSFSLSRFLLPILLITQTMLAAAGLYSERESRRNMTRLFKNITLTQATIVAVAFLYEPGLFISRSVFLLAWILNLLLISTGRWIAESAITTLRRRGAVTRPIFLIGTPRDRLISQIALKLASNQEFKIVGQADLSEASERQRWTQTLHEIADKGVGEVFVCSWQSIEDPMALYWSLKMAGIHLRILPTGLEIPHQAPKIETIGSLLTIQFQPPTLVGGDFWTKRLFDIVVASTILLVGSPIYLFLALLIKLDSPGPIFYKQTRVGLKGRHFKVWKFRTMVINADRLLKELEARNEIKGGVLFKMKDDPRITKVGKFLRRYSLDELPQAINVLIGDMSLVGPRPLPLRDVEGFAPHHHVRHNVMPGITGLWQVSGRSDITDFEDAFRLDMTYIQNWSLASDFKILLRTVQVVFASKGAY